The Priestia koreensis genomic interval TCGCTTTTTCTTTTTATGTTTCGCAATTTGGGAACTTCAACGCGACTTATGGAAGTCTAGGGGCTGTGATTGTGCTACTAACATGGTTGTACCTTTCTGGATTTGCCATTTTAATTGGAGGGGAAATTAACGCAATTCGTCAATGCCGCGTCTCAGGCAAGAAATGCATTAGTCGCTCCAACGTAGGCTTGGGCAATCAACAGCACTCTGAAAGAGTAAGCTCTTAAACAAAAGCAAATTAATTTAATAGGTAATAGGAGAACACCTTATGTTTATAAAATCAAGATTCCAATTTTGGACATTTCAAATTTTAATGATCGTTCTTATTGTCTTTATCTGTACGAAGATGTCTTTTTTATTCACACCGATTGTCGTGTTTATTTCAACCATCTTCCTACCGATTATCGTAGCAGGATTCCTATACTTCCTGTTTAGCCCTGTGGTTGGGTTTTTACAGAAAATAAAAATTCCGAAAGTATTAGCTATTTTGCTTCTTTATATTGTATTCATCGGAATTATTACGCTGATTGTTAATTTAGTAGGACCACTTTTAGTGTCACAAATTACAGAGCTAATTAATAGCATCCCGAAAAACATCGATAAAATCCAAAGCTATATGAATCACTTGTCTCATACAAAGTGGTTCAAGTGGACGATCAATCAAGATTACGTCCCGCTTGATAAAGCAAAGGATTGGGCGATGAATGCATCTCCGGGATCATCTCATACGGTGACCAACAGTCTTCAAAATATTTTCGGAATGGTCACAAATTTGGCGTTAACTATCGTAACGGTACCATTCATTTTGTTTTATATGTTAAAAGACGGAAATCGACTTCCGAAAGCAACAATGCGTTTCTTCCCAGCCTCTTATCGTGAAGAAGGCCTAACAATTATGGAAGAAATGAACAAAACCCTTGCTGTTTACATTCAAGGACAAATGCTTGTTGCGCTATTTGTAGCTGTTGTTACTTCGATCGGCTATTTTATTATCGGGTTGAAATATGCGCTTCTTCTAGGAGTGTTAGTAGGGATTACAAACATCATCCCGTATCTAGGGCCATTTATCGGAGTTACACCAGCTGTTATTATTGGCCTGTTGGACTCACCTTTTAAAGCGGTATTGGTGATTGTTGTTGTCGTAATCGTACAACAGCTAGATGGACACTTAATTTCACCGTTAGTGATTGGAAAACGATTGGATACGCATCCGTTG includes:
- a CDS encoding AI-2E family transporter; translation: MFIKSRFQFWTFQILMIVLIVFICTKMSFLFTPIVVFISTIFLPIIVAGFLYFLFSPVVGFLQKIKIPKVLAILLLYIVFIGIITLIVNLVGPLLVSQITELINSIPKNIDKIQSYMNHLSHTKWFKWTINQDYVPLDKAKDWAMNASPGSSHTVTNSLQNIFGMVTNLALTIVTVPFILFYMLKDGNRLPKATMRFFPASYREEGLTIMEEMNKTLAVYIQGQMLVALFVAVVTSIGYFIIGLKYALLLGVLVGITNIIPYLGPFIGVTPAVIIGLLDSPFKAVLVIVVVVIVQQLDGHLISPLVIGKRLDTHPLTIIVLLLVAGKLAGPIGMILAIPTYAVAKTVILHLARLIKLQRRYKKLQHDPIE